A genomic window from Anthocerotibacter panamensis C109 includes:
- a CDS encoding isoaspartyl peptidase/L-asparaginase: protein MEPKLIIHGGAGLALSDPQQASIVRASLAKVVTEVRTALEKGLSAVEATVLAVTYLEDDPLFNAGTGSVLQQDGQIRMSAGLMDGAQGHFSAVINVSAVQNPILLARALQDSPDRVLSETGSHYLARELALPPYDPTTLKRLQEWVEQKQTGIAKAAGAVTMGTVGAVALDRQGHLSAATSTGGRGFERNGRVSDSAQPAGNYANRYAAVSCTGIGEDIIDEGAAVRIVVRVTDGLSLSEALEKTMAEARVAGRDYGVIALDSQGSVGWDKNTPILLAAYTSDTEVGFSF, encoded by the coding sequence GTGGAACCTAAACTGATTATTCACGGCGGGGCTGGATTGGCGCTTAGCGACCCGCAACAAGCCAGCATCGTCAGAGCTTCGCTGGCAAAAGTGGTTACGGAAGTTCGGACTGCTCTTGAAAAAGGGCTGAGTGCAGTGGAGGCAACGGTTTTGGCGGTGACCTATCTGGAGGATGATCCGCTCTTTAATGCCGGGACTGGCTCCGTCCTTCAGCAAGACGGACAGATCCGCATGAGTGCTGGTCTGATGGATGGTGCCCAGGGTCATTTCAGCGCAGTCATCAATGTCAGTGCTGTCCAAAACCCCATCTTGCTGGCGCGCGCCCTCCAAGACTCCCCTGACCGAGTCCTTTCCGAGACGGGCTCCCACTATCTCGCCCGTGAATTGGCCTTGCCTCCTTACGATCCCACAACCCTGAAACGCCTCCAAGAATGGGTCGAGCAAAAACAGACTGGGATAGCCAAAGCAGCCGGAGCCGTCACCATGGGTACTGTGGGTGCTGTGGCGCTAGACCGGCAGGGACACCTGAGTGCGGCAACTTCGACCGGAGGCCGGGGGTTTGAGCGCAATGGCCGGGTGAGTGACTCCGCCCAACCCGCCGGGAATTATGCCAACCGTTATGCAGCCGTCAGTTGTACTGGGATCGGCGAGGACATCATCGATGAAGGAGCGGCGGTGCGGATTGTGGTCCGGGTCACAGACGGCCTCAGCCTATCCGAAGCTCTGGAGAAGACCATGGCTGAGGCTAGAGTAGCAGGGCGCGATTATGGCGTAATCGCTTTGGATAGTCAGGGGTCGGTAGGTTGGGACAAAAACACCCCCATTCTGCTTGCTGCCTATACTTCAGACACAGAAGTGGGATTCAGTTTTTGA
- a CDS encoding DNA polymerase III subunit gamma/tau translates to MYQPLFLKYRPQTFAQLVGQDPIVATLSNALRTNRLAHAYLLTGSRGTGKTSTARILAKSVNCETGITPEPCGRCSLCTSITRGSALDVIEIDAASNTGVDNIREIIERAQLAPAQARYKVYVIDECHMLSSAAFNALLKTLEEPPQRVIFILATTDPQRVLPTIISRCQRFDFRRIPLEAMTRHLAQIAATEGIHITAEAVELVAQVAQGGLRDAQSLLDQLGLLEGEVQVEQVWDLVGAVPERDLLALLEAIQTQDPRQVIAQTRRLIDRGREPIQVLQDLVGFLRDMLLAKVAPNEREWVALTRPTWEKLVAWGPSLDQSWLLGLQSTLRQAESLIKNSTQPRLWLEVTLLDLTQTPTCAPTPQPTLEVPRLPALPAPPAALPPPTEQTPRPIASGAQPEEPHDEPLRPTRTGAHLRLVQPVANPKSDSGAAIGLSTERLPELLKTMKNPMGRGLMGHAVILRQHQGKIVFGLPNKTLVTKLREPRLEQDIRVAVEALVGKQFEIIFEVGTTPFEARLPSPSQKSPSGEALVSTLEPSAVNPSSALNIATPGAPPVARAASAPPTSQPPVIPKGAEDQELEFAAKSVAEMFNGKVITDQQTAFQSPELAQQVEEDDF, encoded by the coding sequence GTGTACCAGCCGCTCTTTCTCAAGTACCGCCCTCAGACCTTTGCTCAACTTGTTGGGCAAGACCCGATAGTGGCGACCCTGAGTAACGCCCTCAGGACCAACCGTCTAGCCCACGCCTATCTGCTCACCGGATCGCGGGGGACCGGTAAGACCTCGACTGCCCGTATCCTTGCCAAGTCGGTCAACTGCGAAACCGGCATTACCCCCGAACCTTGTGGCCGCTGTAGCCTGTGCACTTCTATTACTCGGGGGTCAGCCCTTGATGTCATCGAAATTGATGCCGCGAGCAACACCGGAGTAGATAATATCCGTGAGATTATCGAACGCGCCCAACTTGCCCCCGCCCAGGCTCGCTACAAAGTTTATGTCATAGATGAATGCCACATGCTCAGCAGTGCAGCCTTTAATGCTCTGCTCAAAACCTTGGAGGAGCCACCACAGCGGGTAATTTTTATTCTGGCGACGACGGACCCCCAGCGGGTTCTGCCGACGATCATCTCGCGCTGTCAGCGTTTTGACTTTAGGCGCATTCCGCTGGAAGCGATGACCCGACACCTAGCGCAGATTGCCGCGACTGAGGGCATTCACATTACCGCAGAGGCAGTGGAGTTGGTGGCGCAGGTGGCGCAGGGCGGGCTCAGAGATGCACAGAGCCTGCTCGATCAGTTGGGGCTGCTCGAAGGCGAGGTGCAGGTAGAGCAGGTGTGGGACCTTGTCGGGGCAGTACCAGAACGGGATTTGCTCGCCCTGCTAGAGGCGATACAGACACAAGACCCCCGACAGGTGATAGCGCAGACGCGTCGTCTCATTGACCGGGGTCGGGAGCCCATCCAAGTACTTCAGGATCTGGTGGGCTTTTTGCGCGATATGTTGCTGGCAAAAGTGGCTCCGAACGAGCGTGAATGGGTCGCCCTCACCCGCCCGACATGGGAAAAACTGGTCGCCTGGGGACCATCTTTGGACCAATCCTGGCTCCTCGGCCTCCAGAGCACCCTCCGACAGGCCGAATCCTTGATTAAAAACAGTACCCAACCGCGCCTGTGGCTGGAGGTAACCCTCCTAGACCTCACCCAGACCCCTACCTGCGCTCCGACGCCACAACCCACCCTAGAAGTGCCTCGGCTCCCAGCACTACCCGCACCGCCCGCCGCCTTGCCCCCGCCCACGGAGCAGACACCCCGCCCAATTGCTTCTGGAGCCCAGCCTGAAGAACCCCACGACGAACCCTTACGGCCTACCCGGACAGGCGCTCATTTGCGGCTAGTACAACCTGTAGCGAATCCCAAATCTGATTCGGGGGCGGCTATTGGCCTTTCAACAGAGCGATTGCCTGAATTGCTAAAAACCATGAAAAACCCGATGGGTCGAGGGTTGATGGGCCATGCTGTTATTCTGCGACAACATCAAGGGAAAATTGTCTTTGGTTTACCCAATAAGACCTTGGTAACAAAATTGCGAGAGCCCAGACTAGAACAGGATATCAGGGTTGCTGTTGAAGCTTTAGTTGGTAAACAGTTTGAGATTATTTTTGAAGTAGGAACTACCCCATTTGAAGCAAGATTACCTTCTCCATCTCAAAAATCTCCTTCAGGTGAAGCCTTAGTCTCAACCTTAGAGCCTTCTGCTGTAAACCCCTCTTCTGCCCTAAATATAGCTACTCCCGGTGCTCCTCCCGTAGCAAGAGCCGCTTCTGCGCCTCCAACCAGCCAGCCTCCGGTTATCCCCAAGGGAGCCGAGGATCAGGAACTCGAATTCGCGGCAAAGTCGGTTGCAGAAATGTTCAACGGTAAGGTGATTACAGACCAGCAGACCGCCTTTCAGTCCCCTGAACTGGCTCAGCAGGTGGAAGAGGACGACTTTTGA
- a CDS encoding polyprenyl synthetase family protein, whose product MTGFDLNLYLQERKAQVEYVLDTLVAPGFPETLFCAMRYSLLAGGKRLRPILCLASCEMLGGGLEAAMPTACALEMIHTMSLIHDDLPAMDNDDLRRGMPTNHKKFGEAMAVLAGDALLAFAFQVIAQKTPVTVGATRILDVVVRVGRAAGSTGIVGGQVIDIESTGKQIPLEILEVMHAKKTGALLECAVVSGGVLAGAEAEEMQRLGAYALKIGLAFQIIDDILDVVGTTEKIGKTIGKDRAVHKATYPSLLGLAPSRAMARQLIQEAKSELAPFGSRALPLLALADFITEREH is encoded by the coding sequence ATGACTGGTTTTGACCTGAACCTCTACTTGCAGGAGCGTAAGGCACAGGTGGAGTACGTCCTCGATACTCTGGTCGCCCCAGGTTTTCCCGAGACCCTCTTCTGCGCCATGCGCTATTCGCTTTTAGCCGGAGGCAAGCGCCTCAGGCCCATTTTGTGTCTGGCTAGTTGTGAGATGTTAGGAGGAGGTCTCGAAGCGGCAATGCCGACAGCCTGTGCCCTCGAGATGATCCACACTATGTCACTGATCCACGATGACCTACCCGCTATGGACAATGACGACCTGCGCCGGGGGATGCCCACCAATCACAAAAAGTTTGGAGAAGCGATGGCAGTCCTGGCAGGGGATGCCCTATTGGCTTTTGCCTTTCAGGTCATCGCGCAGAAGACTCCGGTGACCGTAGGGGCGACCCGGATTTTGGATGTCGTGGTACGCGTGGGACGAGCTGCTGGGTCTACCGGCATCGTCGGGGGGCAGGTCATCGATATCGAGTCCACCGGCAAACAGATCCCCCTGGAGATCCTGGAGGTCATGCACGCCAAAAAAACCGGGGCACTCCTGGAATGTGCAGTGGTCTCCGGTGGGGTGCTAGCGGGAGCCGAAGCGGAAGAAATGCAACGTCTGGGTGCTTATGCCCTTAAAATCGGTCTGGCCTTTCAAATCATCGATGACATTCTTGACGTCGTAGGCACCACAGAGAAAATCGGGAAAACCATCGGCAAAGACCGGGCTGTACATAAGGCAACTTATCCTAGCCTCCTGGGGCTCGCACCCTCTCGGGCCATGGCCCGTCAACTGATCCAAGAAGCCAAATCCGAACTTGCGCCCTTCGGCAGCCGCGCGCTTCCGCTTCTGGCTCTAGCAGACTTTATCACCGAGCGAGAGCACTAG
- a CDS encoding divergent PAP2 family protein, with protein sequence MSPQDNPLSSIFDNQVLAYALLAGLLAQMIKLLVGFFRTRKLNLRVLVESGGMPSSHSAFVTALATGVGRTSGWSSNELAVAAVFAFIVMYDAAGVRRAAGKQARVLNIIIEELFSEKPQLSEERLKELLGHTPIQVFAGAALGVAFMWLVGPT encoded by the coding sequence GTGTCACCCCAGGACAATCCTTTAAGCAGTATTTTCGATAACCAGGTCCTGGCCTATGCCCTGCTAGCAGGTCTGCTTGCGCAAATGATCAAGCTGCTCGTTGGTTTTTTTCGCACCCGCAAATTAAACCTACGCGTCTTGGTTGAATCTGGGGGTATGCCCAGTTCTCACTCGGCTTTTGTGACCGCCCTGGCTACCGGAGTCGGGCGCACCTCGGGCTGGAGTAGCAACGAACTGGCCGTGGCAGCAGTCTTTGCTTTCATTGTGATGTATGACGCAGCCGGGGTACGTCGCGCAGCAGGTAAACAGGCCCGAGTTTTGAATATCATTATTGAAGAACTCTTCAGCGAGAAACCCCAACTCTCTGAAGAACGCCTCAAGGAACTACTCGGTCACACCCCGATCCAGGTTTTTGCGGGGGCGGCTCTGGGGGTTGCCTTTATGTGGTTGGTGGGTCCGACCTAA
- a CDS encoding alpha/beta fold hydrolase, translating to MDFPWQFRTVQANDLEFHCAHMGEGPLVLLLHGFPECWYSWRHQIPALARHFRVVAPDLRGYNLSSKPREVSAYLLDYLVEDVMALARAWGESHFYLVGHDWGAAIAWAAALRHPYRVSKVAALQVPPLLAWRENLTPQQLLASFYILLFQIPGLAEYRLSADDYRMIRSIFTHPSVRPGKINPEDIQYFVDAIKRGSLTAMLHYYRANVMRGFAPDLLARIQVPSLFIYGEDDFAITPELVYRLDRYVLSDYQELRIPECGHWSQQEYPELVNETLLKFLL from the coding sequence ATGGATTTTCCCTGGCAATTTCGCACAGTACAGGCCAACGATCTCGAATTCCATTGCGCCCACATGGGCGAGGGTCCGTTGGTTTTGCTCCTGCATGGCTTCCCGGAATGCTGGTATAGCTGGCGGCATCAGATTCCTGCTCTTGCCCGACATTTTCGGGTCGTAGCCCCGGACCTGCGCGGCTACAATCTTTCGAGTAAGCCTCGGGAAGTCTCAGCCTACCTGCTCGACTATCTGGTTGAGGACGTAATGGCGCTCGCACGGGCTTGGGGCGAGTCACATTTTTATCTGGTCGGTCACGATTGGGGGGCTGCCATTGCCTGGGCTGCGGCCCTGCGCCATCCCTACCGAGTCTCCAAGGTCGCCGCGCTCCAAGTCCCTCCTCTGCTGGCGTGGCGGGAGAATCTCACACCCCAACAGTTGCTTGCCAGCTTTTATATCCTGCTTTTTCAGATACCGGGACTGGCGGAATACCGGCTCAGCGCGGACGACTACCGCATGATCCGCAGCATTTTCACCCATCCGAGCGTGCGACCGGGCAAAATCAACCCCGAGGATATCCAGTACTTTGTGGATGCGATCAAGCGTGGGTCCCTCACCGCCATGCTCCATTACTACCGCGCCAACGTCATGCGGGGTTTCGCACCTGACCTGTTGGCGCGCATCCAAGTCCCCTCTCTGTTTATCTACGGCGAGGATGACTTTGCCATCACCCCGGAGTTAGTCTACCGCCTCGACCGCTATGTCCTGTCGGATTACCAGGAATTGCGGATCCCGGAATGTGGTCACTGGTCCCAACAGGAGTACCCTGAACTGGTGAATGAGACGCTGTTGAAGTTTTTGCTGTGA
- the nusB gene encoding transcription antitermination factor NusB has protein sequence MMQPRRIARELAFLCLTQLTNPSNRSSERKGANTGRGGMGLLEGPTQAQDTLLVAVRFLKDECEEALKHATATLQQSNEQLFQSDIGARDVVSAREKVQQAVGSTEQAINILGAVLDLPERILLADHPEVRQFTLELVQTYLQQQERVDAVIKNAIVGWQWERLGRIEQEILHLSVTELIALPQIPAKVSISEAVELAKRYGGEQTPSFVNGVLRKVLDSLRTEQPS, from the coding sequence ATGATGCAACCGCGACGCATTGCCCGTGAACTGGCCTTCTTGTGCCTGACCCAACTGACCAACCCCTCAAACCGTTCTTCAGAGCGTAAAGGAGCGAATACCGGACGCGGGGGGATGGGGCTTCTGGAAGGTCCGACTCAGGCCCAGGATACCCTTTTGGTCGCTGTGCGCTTCCTCAAAGACGAGTGTGAAGAAGCCTTAAAACACGCTACCGCCACCCTCCAACAGAGCAACGAACAACTCTTCCAGAGCGATATCGGAGCGCGAGATGTGGTTTCTGCCCGCGAAAAAGTCCAGCAGGCGGTGGGGTCTACCGAACAAGCTATCAATATTCTTGGAGCGGTCTTGGACCTGCCGGAGCGGATTCTCCTAGCGGACCACCCCGAGGTACGTCAATTCACCCTAGAGCTAGTCCAGACCTATCTTCAGCAGCAAGAGCGAGTGGACGCGGTGATTAAAAACGCCATAGTCGGCTGGCAGTGGGAACGGTTGGGGCGCATTGAGCAAGAAATCCTACATCTAAGTGTGACGGAACTGATTGCGCTACCGCAAATTCCCGCCAAGGTCAGTATTTCCGAGGCAGTCGAGCTAGCCAAGCGCTATGGTGGGGAACAGACTCCGAGTTTTGTCAATGGGGTATTGCGTAAGGTGCTCGATTCCCTACGCACTGAACAGCCCTCTTAA
- the purQ gene encoding phosphoribosylformylglycinamidine synthase subunit PurQ, translating to MKIGIITFPGSNRERDAAWITREILGYPTRILWHTETDIADCDILILPGGFSYGDYLRCGAIARFAPIMPQVAEHARRGKLVLGVCNGFQILTEAGLLPGALVRNRGLKFICDWVHLRIERTDNPWTHLYSPGEVIQVPIAHGEGNYYADPETLTALEANGQVIFRYVTANAGVTDAANPNGSLNNIAGVISCAGNVLGLMPHLENASDPALGLTGGLRLFKGLLPTLV from the coding sequence ATGAAAATTGGTATCATCACCTTCCCTGGCAGTAACCGCGAACGCGATGCCGCTTGGATCACCCGCGAGATTTTGGGCTACCCGACGCGTATTCTCTGGCATACAGAGACGGATATTGCAGATTGCGATATTCTGATCTTGCCTGGAGGCTTCAGTTACGGCGACTATCTGCGCTGTGGAGCTATCGCCCGCTTTGCTCCAATTATGCCTCAGGTGGCTGAACACGCCCGCCGGGGTAAATTGGTCCTGGGGGTGTGCAATGGGTTTCAAATTTTGACCGAAGCGGGGCTCCTCCCCGGTGCCTTGGTCCGCAACCGGGGGCTCAAATTCATCTGCGACTGGGTCCACCTGCGTATCGAACGCACCGACAATCCCTGGACGCACCTCTATTCCCCCGGTGAAGTCATCCAGGTTCCCATAGCCCACGGAGAAGGAAACTACTATGCGGACCCCGAAACGCTGACTGCTTTAGAAGCTAACGGTCAAGTTATCTTTCGCTACGTAACTGCAAACGCCGGAGTGACTGACGCCGCCAACCCCAACGGTTCCCTGAACAATATTGCCGGGGTGATTAGTTGTGCGGGCAATGTCCTGGGTTTGATGCCCCATCTTGAAAATGCTAGCGACCCTGCTTTGGGTCTGACCGGGGGTCTGCGTCTTTTTAAAGGTCTGCTTCCGACCTTGGTCTAG
- a CDS encoding DUF362 domain-containing protein produces MSLVSLVRASSYREKELDASLEQVLAPLGGIAAIVQPGQRVLLKPNLLTGARPTKECTTRPELVRAVARMVMEVGGKPFLGDSPAFGTARGVAKANGLLAICAELDLPIVEFNGARYQSVGETFNHLRLSKEAMEAEVVINLPKVKSHAQLTLTLGVKNLFGCVPGKLKAWWHLDSGKDALRFGKMLVETAATINPQLTILDGIIGHEGMGPSNGEPRALGLLGATQDVFALDRVFCAILNVDPERVPTLRAQTELGIGPLHLGEIELVGPSLSEIRVMDWALPPTLVPIDFGMPRVARSFVRDLLVRWVKEPLDRS; encoded by the coding sequence GTGTCCCTCGTCAGCCTTGTCCGCGCCTCTTCCTACCGGGAAAAAGAACTAGACGCCTCCTTGGAGCAAGTTTTAGCTCCCTTGGGGGGCATCGCAGCTATTGTTCAGCCGGGACAGCGGGTACTCCTCAAACCCAACCTCCTGACGGGAGCACGCCCGACCAAAGAATGCACGACCCGACCCGAGCTGGTGCGGGCGGTGGCACGAATGGTTATGGAGGTAGGTGGGAAGCCTTTCTTGGGCGATAGCCCCGCCTTTGGGACGGCGCGCGGGGTGGCAAAGGCCAATGGTTTGCTCGCGATCTGTGCGGAACTGGACTTGCCCATCGTCGAATTTAATGGTGCCCGCTATCAGTCCGTGGGGGAGACTTTTAACCATCTGCGCCTCAGTAAAGAAGCGATGGAAGCCGAGGTGGTCATCAACCTCCCCAAAGTAAAATCCCACGCGCAGTTGACCTTGACCTTGGGGGTGAAAAACCTCTTTGGCTGTGTACCGGGCAAATTAAAAGCTTGGTGGCATCTGGATTCGGGGAAAGATGCGCTCCGCTTCGGGAAAATGCTGGTCGAGACCGCTGCCACCATCAATCCGCAACTGACGATCCTGGATGGCATTATCGGTCATGAAGGTATGGGTCCGAGTAACGGAGAACCGCGTGCTCTGGGCTTGCTCGGTGCTACACAAGACGTTTTCGCTTTGGACCGGGTCTTCTGTGCGATACTCAACGTAGACCCCGAGCGGGTTCCCACCTTGAGAGCACAGACCGAATTGGGTATTGGTCCTCTACATCTAGGGGAGATTGAGCTGGTCGGCCCCAGTCTTTCTGAGATCCGGGTTATGGATTGGGCTTTGCCCCCGACCCTAGTGCCCATTGATTTTGGTATGCCCCGCGTGGCGCGTTCTTTTGTACGCGACCTGCTCGTTCGCTGGGTTAAGGAGCCTCTGGACCGCTCATGA
- a CDS encoding WG repeat-containing protein gives MKQATQVKDADKKQIYNRLPYYRTAVLLAAGTGILLGANTPAKSALDIYSPTHKFVRSEDNIYSANFSWGQFINPKLDLLAQAQEIDPLLLIQQDKTYGYINRQGRIVIRPKFDEAFDFQEGRAAVRIKEHWGFIDLNGNLIIKPQFDSVGPFSEGRAWVVVGMKFGYIDLTGKIVIRPQYADAQDFSQGLAAVKQGKAPHEGYGFIDCSGKVVVPLTLNEVTNFSGGLAAVNQLGNISYIDPTGKPLISLRLYNSGIYGDSDTFLFYEGLAPAIVDKDLNYGYIDKNFKFVIPVRFNWEKDGPPRRFSAGLLVIKLAGKYGYLDKANTIAIPPQFEMAMLFSEGLAAVKIAGKYGYIDRKGQVVIEPQFEEVNVFSEGLAAVKVGNKVGYINRVGKLVIPAQFEYNSSFDSMFKKGVAKVYLNGKPAYIDSMGNFIWRSK, from the coding sequence ATGAAACAAGCAACACAAGTAAAAGATGCCGATAAAAAACAAATATATAATCGTCTGCCATACTACAGAACAGCAGTACTTTTGGCTGCGGGCACTGGAATTCTTCTGGGAGCTAATACTCCTGCAAAATCAGCACTGGATATCTATAGCCCAACTCATAAATTTGTACGTTCTGAGGATAATATTTATAGCGCTAACTTTTCTTGGGGGCAATTCATTAATCCCAAGCTAGACCTGCTAGCACAGGCGCAAGAGATTGATCCTTTACTATTGATTCAGCAGGATAAAACTTATGGCTATATTAACCGCCAAGGTAGGATTGTTATCCGGCCCAAATTTGATGAGGCATTTGATTTTCAAGAGGGGCGGGCAGCTGTTCGGATCAAAGAGCACTGGGGATTTATTGATCTCAATGGGAATCTCATAATCAAGCCCCAGTTTGATAGTGTTGGTCCTTTTTCCGAAGGACGCGCTTGGGTTGTTGTAGGTATGAAGTTTGGGTATATCGATCTAACCGGTAAGATTGTTATCCGACCTCAGTATGCTGATGCTCAAGATTTCTCGCAGGGGCTCGCTGCTGTTAAGCAAGGAAAAGCACCGCACGAAGGCTACGGTTTTATAGATTGTAGTGGCAAGGTAGTTGTGCCTTTAACCTTGAATGAAGTTACGAATTTCTCTGGAGGTTTAGCGGCTGTCAATCAATTAGGGAATATTAGCTATATTGATCCAACCGGTAAACCATTGATTTCACTACGTCTTTATAATAGTGGTATCTATGGTGATTCAGATACTTTTCTTTTTTATGAAGGGCTGGCTCCTGCTATCGTCGATAAGGATCTAAATTATGGCTATATCGACAAAAACTTTAAATTTGTAATTCCTGTCCGTTTTAACTGGGAAAAAGATGGTCCTCCTAGGCGTTTCTCAGCAGGGTTACTAGTCATAAAGCTAGCGGGTAAATATGGTTACTTAGACAAAGCTAATACTATTGCTATTCCGCCTCAATTTGAAATGGCGATGCTGTTCTCGGAGGGATTAGCAGCGGTTAAAATCGCAGGTAAATACGGATATATAGACCGTAAAGGTCAAGTTGTTATAGAGCCTCAATTTGAAGAAGTGAATGTTTTTTCAGAAGGTTTAGCAGCCGTTAAAGTTGGGAATAAAGTAGGCTACATCAATCGAGTTGGGAAACTTGTGATCCCAGCTCAATTTGAGTATAATTCTTCTTTTGATTCTATGTTTAAAAAGGGCGTAGCAAAAGTTTATCTCAATGGAAAACCAGCCTATATAGATTCAATGGGTAACTTTATATGGAGATCAAAATGA
- a CDS encoding WD40 repeat domain-containing protein: MMSKIFASKLYLINKFLLLVGLIFFWGVENQALSQQASCTNPSLLTITSREFIEDFALSADGQWLALADSRNIQLWSVPQKHLFKSLEEDSGIAALAFSPNRNDLLIGRDDGKIVIQNMDTKKRTVMLTDPKQPISAIAVSPDGLLLASTSIRERSLKLWDLKTQKLIRTLDTRLEFPSDLLFSPDGKTLWVSIAQSTVDASPADTVYKRGVPRLFLKAWDIKNLKQTEPITKQSLHGDQFFDLAISPDGRILAATTVKCLGRNCASEVLRVKLWNLTTGKTVNDLIIPDVPFINEHYISLAPDNKILAIGHTKGIQLWDITTGKRTRALSCSSAIGKVIFHPSQKFLAVVVRGRDNLIVLLDLKAIPKPPP, from the coding sequence ATGATGAGTAAAATTTTTGCATCAAAGCTCTACCTAATCAATAAATTCCTGCTCCTTGTTGGATTGATATTTTTTTGGGGAGTGGAAAATCAGGCTCTGTCTCAGCAAGCAAGTTGCACTAACCCTTCCTTATTAACTATAACTAGTAGAGAATTTATCGAGGATTTTGCGCTGAGCGCTGATGGTCAATGGCTAGCGCTCGCTGACAGTAGAAATATTCAACTCTGGTCTGTTCCTCAGAAACACCTTTTCAAGTCTTTAGAAGAAGATTCTGGTATTGCTGCATTGGCTTTTAGCCCCAATAGAAATGATTTACTGATTGGTAGAGATGACGGCAAAATTGTCATTCAAAATATGGACACAAAAAAACGTACAGTTATGCTCACTGATCCCAAGCAGCCGATTTCGGCTATTGCCGTAAGTCCAGATGGCTTATTACTGGCAAGTACTAGTATTAGGGAGCGTAGCCTCAAACTGTGGGATCTAAAAACACAAAAACTCATCCGAACCCTGGATACCCGTCTGGAGTTTCCGAGCGATCTGCTTTTCTCCCCCGATGGTAAGACACTTTGGGTCAGTATCGCACAATCCACTGTTGATGCCTCCCCTGCTGATACAGTTTACAAAAGGGGAGTTCCACGACTATTTTTGAAAGCCTGGGATATCAAAAACTTGAAGCAGACCGAGCCCATAACCAAGCAAAGTCTCCATGGAGATCAGTTTTTTGATCTTGCTATTAGCCCTGATGGAAGAATTTTAGCTGCAACTACCGTCAAGTGTTTAGGCAGAAATTGTGCATCAGAAGTACTGCGCGTAAAGTTATGGAATTTAACGACAGGAAAAACTGTCAATGATCTAATTATACCTGATGTCCCATTTATAAATGAGCACTATATATCGCTTGCTCCTGATAATAAAATTCTTGCTATCGGACATACTAAAGGGATTCAACTGTGGGATATCACTACGGGTAAACGAACCCGCGCACTCTCCTGTTCAAGCGCTATTGGAAAAGTTATTTTTCATCCCAGCCAAAAGTTTTTAGCCGTTGTGGTAAGAGGGCGAGACAATCTAATAGTTTTGCTAGACCTCAAAGCCATACCCAAACCACCTCCCTAA